The genomic window CGATCTCCCGCTCGCGGTTGCGCGCGGAATCCGCGGGCGCGATCGGATTACCGTCGGCGCCGAGTACCGCGACACCGGCCAGTCCGGGCGGCTTGAGCTGGTCGAAGCCCAACGCGTTGCGGTCGATCACGTCCTGCCAGTCGAGCAGGCTCAGCGTGACGGTGTCGGTCAGCCGGGGTCGCAGTGACAGCACGCTCTCGTCGCCGTGTAGTGCCCGTACCTGCGGGCCGTCGCCCAGGTCGACCGCCACCATCGTCGGGTGGGCCGGCAATGCCGAGCGGCTGGCGGTCAGCCGCAGGCCGGCGACCTCCGCCGGGCGCGGCAGCGTCACGGTCAACGTCGGCGGGGTCTTGTACTGCACCACGCGCTGCGGCGCCGTCCACGCCGTGGCCGGGTCGCCGTCGGTGGCCGCATAGGCCGACCCGAGGAGGTCCAGCGCATCCGAATCGCCTTGGGCGCGAGTCGTATTCGGCTCGGCGATCAGGTCGGCAAGTTTTGGGCCCTGCCGCGGGCGCACCCACAGCGCTGGCGTCACCGACACCGGCGTCGCGACGGTCAGGGTCCGGCTGAAGTTGACCGGCTCCTCGGGCGCCAGGGCCATCGACGACGCGCAGCGCACGGAGTCGGGTGCCGGGGCGCAGCCCGGCCGACCGCGTAGGTCCGAGCCCAGGTCCCACGCCGCGACCGGCGCGCCGGGCGGCGGCCCGGGTACCTGCACGGTGTGCCGCAGGTTCACCGGGTGCGCGAAGCCGGCCGCGTCGTACTGCGTAACCGACAGGTCGGTGATGCCGAATTGCACACCGCCGGAACCGTTTTCGGTGCCGATGGCGGTGACCCGCACCCACGGCGTCTCGCCATAGGGCAGGGCGGCGGTCAGCGGCTTGCCGGCCTCGTCGAACCGCAAAGTGGTGCTGCCGTTGGCGGTCTCGATCAGGATGCGCCGGACCTGGGCGCCCACGGCGGTCGCACTGGGCGTCAGGGTGATCGCGGCGTTATTGACCGGGTGGTCGAAATCCACCCGCAGCCACTGCCCGACGGCGGTCTGCAGGGCGTTGGACACCCAGGACGTCGCCGGGTCGCCGTCGATCGCGGCGGCCGGCGAGGTGGCCGGCGCGACGTCGGGCATCGCGGTCGAATCCGACGACGAGCTCGACACGCTGATCCGGCCGCCGGTCCAGCCGCCGTACACCGGGTCGGCGCCCGGGACGGGGTAATCGGGCACGCGGTTGTAGGTGTGCCTGGTGTCCCCGGCGGCGCGAATCGCCGACGAGTGCTCGTCGACCCGGCCGTAGTCCGTCTCGCGCGCCAGCGGAGTGTCCGTCACGGTCACCGGGGCGGCCATCAGCAGGCCGGCGCCGCGGGCATCCCTCAAATCCTGGTTCATCAGTACCGGCCCCAGCGGCGGGAGGCCCTGCAGGCGGCGCCGCTCGTCTAGGCGCAGCAGCACCTCGGGGCCGCCGTCGACGCGGGCCAGCCGGTCGGTGTCGACGAAGTAGGGCGCACCGGGATTGCCGGGCGCGACCCCGCTCGGCGCGACGGAAAAGATCTCGACCGCCGGGTAGCTCGGGCGCAGCCCGCTGTCGGCGACGAACCCGGCCAGGGTACCGGGCCCCACCGGGTCGCCGAACTGCGCGACCTTGACCAGCCCCGGCGAGCCCTCGATGGCGCGGTGCACCAGGATCGGGCGGGCCGAGCGTGACGTCTCGGGATCCAGGTCGTTGCGCAGCACGACGTACGAAATACCTTGGCGGGCAAGGGTATCGGCCAGCCCGGCGGAGGGGAGCCCGGCGGCGAACAGGCGCTGCACCGAATCCAGCGCCCGGATGGTCTGCGGCGGGGTCAACGGGATCGAGTCGCGCACGCCCCAGGGGCTGGTGCCGAGCACCTGCAGTGGCTCGTCGTGGCTGGTGCCCCAGGTCTGGGTGGCGAACGGCGCCCCCGGCGCCACCAGCACGCGTCCGGGGGTGGGCGTCCCGGTGTTGTGCTGGGCGAGCCAGTCGGCGGTCTGCTGCCAATACCGCGGTATCGCGCTGAACGTGCCCGGCGGGGTGAGCCGGCCGGTCCAGGCCAGCGAGGTGCCGGCGGTCAGCGCGGTCAGTATCACGACGCCCGCGGCGACGCGCCTGTCGCGCTCGGGGTGCGCGAAGGCGGGCAACCACACCGTTCGCGGCGCGCTGCCCGGCAGCGGGATCCGGCCCAGCAGCTGCGCGACGCCCAGCACCAGCGGGATCCGGATCACCGATTCCAGCTTGTGCACGTTGCGCAGCGGGGCTCCCGCGGCGTCCAGGAAAACCTGCACCTGGTGGGCCAGCGGCGAGCCCAGCCCCCCGCTGTATCCGACGGCCATCAGGACCACGCCGACCAGCAGCATGGTCACCAGTCGTCCCCGCGCCGGCATCCCCCTGCTGGCCAGCCCGGCCAGGCCCGCCGCCGCGACCAGGGAGGTGGCCAGGATGGCCGCCGACCCGGTCACCAGCGGCGCGCCCGCGGTGGCGGTCGGTGCGACGAACGGGGTCCAGCTGTCGGTGCCGCGCAGCATCTCGGTCAGCGACGACCACTGCGTCGTCACGCCGGACGATTCGATGAAGTCGAGGAACGGCGGGCTGACCTTGCGCAGCAGGACCAGCGCCACCACCCACCACAGCGTCGCCAGGGCCAGGGTCAGCAGCCACCACGCGGTGTAGCGCCGCCACCGTCGGTTGGGCCGATGACTGGCCCACCAGATCACCGCGGGCAGGCAGCCCGCCAGCGTGGCAATGGCGTTGACGGCGCCCATCAGCGCCACTGCCAGCCCGGCCTGGCCGGCCAGCGCGCGCACCGACCGGCCCGAAGTCCCTCGCCCCCCAAATCTCAAAGCGAGGATCGTCGGCAGCAACACCCACGGCGCCAGCATGATCGGCAGCGTCTCCGACGAGATCGAGCCGAGGGTGGTCAGCACACGCGGAGACAGCGCGAACGCCGCGGCGGCGATCACCCGCGACGTCGGGCTACCGATTCCCAGCGCCTCGGCGACTCGCAGCAGACCCCAGAAGCCGACCGTCAGCAGCAGCGCCCACCACAGCCGCTGGGTCACCCAGCCGGGCAGCCCGAGTACGTGGCCGAGCAGAAAGAAGGCGCCGTGCGGAAACAGGTAGCCGTAGGCCTGGTTCTGCGCCTGCCCGAACGGCAGCTGGCTGTTCCACAAGTTGGTGGCGCGCAGCAGGAGCCGCAACGGGTTGGCGGTGAGGTCCAGCTTGGTGTCGGGGGAGGTCCGCCCCGGCGACTGCAGGAACGTCAACGCCAGCGCGAGAATCCCGACCAACACCAGCCAGCGGCGCGACAGCGGGCTTGCCGA from Mycobacterium shigaense includes these protein-coding regions:
- a CDS encoding alpha-(1->3)-arabinofuranosyltransferase, which gives rise to MSRRWLVLVGILALALTFLQSPGRTSPDTKLDLTANPLRLLLRATNLWNSQLPFGQAQNQAYGYLFPHGAFFLLGHVLGLPGWVTQRLWWALLLTVGFWGLLRVAEALGIGSPTSRVIAAAAFALSPRVLTTLGSISSETLPIMLAPWVLLPTILALRFGGRGTSGRSVRALAGQAGLAVALMGAVNAIATLAGCLPAVIWWASHRPNRRWRRYTAWWLLTLALATLWWVVALVLLRKVSPPFLDFIESSGVTTQWSSLTEMLRGTDSWTPFVAPTATAGAPLVTGSAAILATSLVAAAGLAGLASRGMPARGRLVTMLLVGVVLMAVGYSGGLGSPLAHQVQVFLDAAGAPLRNVHKLESVIRIPLVLGVAQLLGRIPLPGSAPRTVWLPAFAHPERDRRVAAGVVILTALTAGTSLAWTGRLTPPGTFSAIPRYWQQTADWLAQHNTGTPTPGRVLVAPGAPFATQTWGTSHDEPLQVLGTSPWGVRDSIPLTPPQTIRALDSVQRLFAAGLPSAGLADTLARQGISYVVLRNDLDPETSRSARPILVHRAIEGSPGLVKVAQFGDPVGPGTLAGFVADSGLRPSYPAVEIFSVAPSGVAPGNPGAPYFVDTDRLARVDGGPEVLLRLDERRRLQGLPPLGPVLMNQDLRDARGAGLLMAAPVTVTDTPLARETDYGRVDEHSSAIRAAGDTRHTYNRVPDYPVPGADPVYGGWTGGRISVSSSSSDSTAMPDVAPATSPAAAIDGDPATSWVSNALQTAVGQWLRVDFDHPVNNAAITLTPSATAVGAQVRRILIETANGSTTLRFDEAGKPLTAALPYGETPWVRVTAIGTENGSGGVQFGITDLSVTQYDAAGFAHPVNLRHTVQVPGPPPGAPVAAWDLGSDLRGRPGCAPAPDSVRCASSMALAPEEPVNFSRTLTVATPVSVTPALWVRPRQGPKLADLIAEPNTTRAQGDSDALDLLGSAYAATDGDPATAWTAPQRVVQYKTPPTLTVTLPRPAEVAGLRLTASRSALPAHPTMVAVDLGDGPQVRALHGDESVLSLRPRLTDTVTLSLLDWQDVIDRNALGFDQLKPPGLAGVAVLGADGNPIAPADSARNREREIVVDCDHGPVMAVAGRFVHTWIRTTAGALLGDEPIPAIPCDRAPIALPAGQQEFLISPGAQFVVDGARLSAPGFDRGAAGPPPVAATTGAWSADRREIRAPASANSRVLVIPESINPGWVARTGSGARLTPVAVNGWQQGWVVPAGDAETITLTFASNSLYRAGLATGLALLPLLAVLALWRTRRARPDDAPAQPWPSGPWAAVPAVAASALIAGAAGTVLVGGALGLRYALRRRDRLRNQLTVAISAGGLILAGAALSRHPWRSVDGYAGHSASVQLLALISLAAVTASVVVLPEHLGRSRDDC